The Leptodactylus fuscus isolate aLepFus1 chromosome 3, aLepFus1.hap2, whole genome shotgun sequence genome has a segment encoding these proteins:
- the LOC142198421 gene encoding uncharacterized protein LOC142198421 isoform X1, producing MLSVSDKGEDEDMMERSSGENLITPNVHPGRHSTDPSYNPPNHEEPSHQPQTVTTSTRKKGGEKYKCDECGKDFAQRANLITHKKNHIGEKPYSCSECGKCFTQKGSLVIHERLHTGEKPYSCSECGKGFTTKGNLVKHERSHTGEKPYSCSECGKGFTTKGNLVKHERSHTGENPYSCSECGKCFTTKGSLVIHERLHTGEKPYSCSECGKCFTMKVSLLKHERLHTGEKPYSCSDCGKCFTTKGSLVMHERLHTGEKPYSCSECGKCFTHKGNLVSHERLHTGEKPYSCSECGKCFTHKGSLVAHESLHTGEKPYSCSECGKCFVKSKRLLSHLRTHTGEKPYSCSECGKCFTDKQYLILHERIHTGEKPYSCTECGKCFTTKESLVAHERLHTGEKPYSCAECGKCFTKKSNLKTHQRNHTGEKPYSCAECGKCFTQNSSLKKHQRSHTGEKPY from the coding sequence ATGTTATCAGTAAGTgataaaggagaagatgaagatatgatggagcgctcctcaggagaaaacctcattacccctaatgtacatccaggacgtcacagtacagatccatcatataatccccccaatcatgaggaaccttctCACCAaccacagactgtgaccacaagtacCAGGAAGAAAGGGGGGGAAAAGTATAAATGTGATGAATGTGGAAAAGATTTTGCACAAAGAGCAAATCTCATTACACACAAAAAGAATCAcataggggagaagccatattcatgttcagaatgtgggaaatgttttactcagaaaggaagtcttgttatacatgagagacttcacacaggagagaagccatattcatgttcagaatgtgggaaaggttttactactaaaggaaatcttgttaaacatgagagaagtcacacaggagagaagccatattcatgttcagaatgtgggaaaggttttactactaaaggaaatcttgttaaacatgagagaagtcacacaggagagaatccatattcatgttcagaatgtgggaaatgttttactacaaaaggaagtcttgttatacatgagagacttcacacaggagagaagccatattcatgttcagaatgtgggaaatgttttaccatgAAAGTAAGTCTTCTTaagcatgagagacttcacacaggagagaagccatattcatgttcagattgtgggaaatgttttactacaaaaggaagtcttgttatgcatgagagacttcacacaggagagaagccatattcatgctcagaatgtgggaaatgttttactcataaAGGAAATCTTGTTtcacatgagagacttcacacaggagagaagccatattcatgttcagagtgtgggaaatgttttactcataaAGGAAGTCTTGTTGCACATGAGAgtcttcacacaggagagaagccatattcatgttcagaatgtggtaaaTGTTTTGTGAAAAGTAAACGTCTCCTTTCACATCTGAGAACccacacaggagaaaagccatattcgtgttcagaatgtgggaaatgttttacagataaACAATATCTTATattacatgagagaattcacacaggagagaagccatattcgtgtacagaatgtgggaaatgttttactacgaaagaaagtcttgttgcacatgagaggcttcacacaggagagaagccatattcatgtgcagaatgtgggaaatgttttactaagaaatcaaatcttaaaACACATCAGAgaaatcacacaggagagaagccatattcgtgtgcagaatgtgggaaatgttttactcagaattCAAGTCTTAAaaaacatcagagaagtcacacaggagagaagccatattga